Genomic window (Lycium barbarum isolate Lr01 chromosome 2, ASM1917538v2, whole genome shotgun sequence):
ctttcttcttctttctcctcatcctcaccctaCTTTTATCAACCACTACGGCGCTGCTACCGCCACCACCGCCGCCGCCTCCGCTGCTGCCACCGCCACCGCCGCCACCAccactgcaaaaaaaaaaatcattattattatcagtcCAAATtggacgaactgcccttcaaaaaaaaatcatcaccatcatctttaacccacacccaccaccaccaccatcatctccccacCAAATTTCATTAAATTTcttctcaaattagtcccacttacactcaaattcgtctaaattgattgttttgattgttattgttggcCATCATTAGTTTGAACGAAATGCcctgaaaagaaaaaataatcaacaccaccatctttaacccacatccacaaccaccaccatcatctcccccaacaaatttcatccaactccttctcaaaTTAGTTCCACTTAcacttaaattcgtccaaattggttgttttggttgttattgttggccattattagtattattattagcaaactcatttctttcataactttatttttgaaagaaaataaaaatcaaaatcaagaaaccaaaaaatggtgaaaatgaaaagaaaagaatgatgagaatatagagagaaagagggatttgtgacgaagaagaagaagcagcagctGGGGGGGGGCTGTGGCAGGAGAGGTGGGCGGGGCTGTGGCAGGGGGTGGGGCTATGGCGGAGGGGGGGTGGCGGGGTTGTGGAGTGGGAAGAAGATGGTGGGTGGGGTTGTGGAGTGGGAGGGGGATTGTGAAGAagatgatttttatttttattttatttttaattgtataatgtttattttattttttaattgtataacctttattttattttttaatttataatatatatatatatatatatgagcgggtccactttttttgtttttcactctcttaattattatttttttgttttttttgccacatcagcatttggggtggaaaataattgaaacgtaagttgttaaggggggtaaataaatagaagttaagtttagttgctaaagtgagttttcgtgccaagttcagaggttaaaacatgtcttttctctttAAAAAACATATAGGAAAATGAAAAGCCAACAAGAGCAAAAACGTGAAAGTAAATTAGAGTAAATGGAATGTAAAGGAAAATTAATGTTTACTGAACGTGGACACATTATCTTAGAAGGGGAAGAGACTTGAATTGTGATTAATTAGCAGTTCTTTGAAGACTAAAAGCCATAGTTTACCATTTAATATGGGATCTTAATTTAATAGCCAACTTCAGGTTATGTAAATTTTTTCAGCGAAACTGATGTAGTATTAGGATGTCATTAATTAGTTATTTTTTAATAATAGGAGCTAATTTACTTTTAGGTAAAGGCCAAATTGGTCATTCAACTTTTAAAGAGTATTATCGTAATCCAACTTTTAACTATGGGGCTTCTcacttttagtttttttttttttttggtaattaaagATTTTATTACCAGATATATACAACCAAACCAGACCCTCTAAAACTGGACAGCCCCAGTTTTAGACTTAACAGAACATCAGCAACACCTAGCAACAACTGCTACCTTTGAATCAAACACTACCAAAATATCACCTATACTATCTAGGAAGCTAGGGATAAAAATTGAGAGTGACCATCATTCTAGCCAGCCTAGGAAAGGTATTTGCTCGACAGAGAACATCCTGTATAATTAGCCTCACAACTTGATCACCAGTCCTGGATGGATTCTGAAAGACTTTCTTATTTCTGAGCTGCCAAATGTAGTAGACTGTGGCTGCCAACGCCATCCTATATACCTCTGCCTTAGAGCCCTTGTTTGCAGCAAAGTTCACAGCCCATTGCAGCTCATTATGCCAGCTCATTGCCTGTCTAGTATATCCTTGCCATTTAAGAATTTTGCACCAGATATAAGAAGAGGTAGGACATTCAAAGAAGAGGTGCTGAATTGATTCCTCCGTAGCTTCGCATATTGGACAGGTTTGGTCGTTGATCATGCCCCATTTTATCAATCTATCCCTAGTATAAAGCTTGCCTTGAATTATGAGATAGAGCACAAATACCCATCTAGGACAGCCAGCATTGTTGCATGTCATTTTCCGCCACCAAACCTTTGGTAAGACTAACCTTAGCATGTTGTATGTGTGCCGCATGGAGTATGTGGGTGTATGCAGCAAGGTGTCAGGGGTCATACCTGCTTCTATTAGATACTTCCCGGCCTTGATAATCTTGTTAATCATCCAAGATGATTGTTTAGCCTCTGTTTCCAAAACTGGTCTATCTTTTACATAGTAAATATGCACCCACTTAATCCAAAGCTTGTCTTTTTTGAGGCATAAGTTCCAGTAGTGTTTAAGTATGCAGCCCTATTCCATATCATGCAATCAGTAATGTTTAGGCCCCCCACAGTCTTAGGAAGACATAAAGTATCCCACTATATCATGGCCTGTCCATAAGTAGCTTCTGCAAGTTGCTACAattttttccatactttcttTGGTAGAATGAAGATTTGAGACCAAAATGACTGAATAGCCACCAATACACTTTTAATTAGCTGAAGCCTGCCAGCATAAGAGAGAAACCTGGCAGTCCAAGTTGTGATTCTACCTAACAATTTATCCATGAGAGGTTGGCACTGCATGACGGAGAGTCTTTTAGAACTAAGGGGCACACCTAGGTATCTAAATGGCATAGTACCAACCGAGAAGCCTAGTATATAGAGTATCTCCTGCTGAACCTCTTCAGGCACACCACCAAAATATATAGAACTTTTCCCCGAATTAGCTATGAGGCCTGAGGCATCAGAAAACAGCTTGAAACAATCAAAAAGTAGTGAGACTGATCTAGTATCGCCCTTACTAAACAGTAAGAGGTCGTCTGCAAATCCAATTTGAATGATGCCTAACTTCGCACACCTAGGGTGGTGTTTGAAGCCATTCTTGTTTGTTAGAGTCTTCAACAACCTATTAAGGTATTCCATGGCAAGAACAAACAAAAACGGTGACATGGGATCTCCTTGTCGAACACCTTTATTTGCTTTAAAAGGGGCAGTAGGAGTACCATTTATTGTGATGGAATATGAGACAGTCTTGACACATACCATAATCCAAGTAAtgaatttctgaggaaaattcAAGCCGATAAGAACTTGTTCAAGAAAAGTCCATTCCATTGAGTCGTACGCCTTTTGCATGTCTATCTTGAGCATGCATCTAGGTTAAATACCTTTCCTTCCATATCCCTTCACTAAGTCATGTGCAAGCAAAATATTGTCGGACATCACTCTACCAGGAACAAAAGCTACCTGGCTGCTATCAATCAACCAGTCCATAATTCCCTGCATCCTCCTAGTCAACAGTTTAGAGATAATCTTGTACACCGTATTACAGCATGATATGGGTCTGTACTCTTTTATAGATGAGGGATTCTTTACTTTTGGGATTAAGGCCACTGAAGTGCAATTTAGGGGCAGATGCATAGTATTAGTCTCAAAGAAATGTAGAATCGCCTGAGTAATCTCCTCACCTACTACTGGCCATGCTTTCTTGAAAAAGTGAGAGTTTAGTCCATCACAACTAGGTGCCTTAGAATCTTCGATGTCCACCAATGCTCTGTATATATCTTCAGCAGTAAATGGGTTGATCAAAGCAATTTGTTGTTGTCTAGTAAGTATATGTCCCAATTTGAGGATGTCTGGCTGAATAGTGGGCAGAGAGCTACTAGAAGAGCCAAGTAATTGCTTGTAAAAGTGTATAATTTCTTCCTTAATGCCCTCGGGGGTTTGAATAATAGATCCATCTTGTCCAGTTAAGGAGTTAATGTGATTCTGGGCTATTCTACCCTTCATGCTAGCATGGAAATAAGCTGAGTTGGAATCACCAAGCTGTAACCACTGAATTCTAGACTTTTGTCTGTAGATGCTTTCCTCGACTTTGCTCCAATTCTCTAGTTGAGTTCTGAGAGCCTTCTCTTCCTGAAACAACTCTTCAACCAGGCTATGATCTCTCATTTGAGCTTGTATGTTCCTCAAATTGTTTCTAATGTTGGCTATCTTCTCCGTCACCCCAGAAAATTCTGTCATATTGAGTTGTTTGAGCCCCTGTTTAACATGTTTTAGTCTCAGCCATACACCTTCTAAATGGACAGCATTGACAGGGATCAGCCACTTCTCTTCAACTAGTTTAAGGAACTCAGGATTCTTTGCCAGACAATTTAAGAACTTGAATGGTTTTGGACCAGAGTGAGATCCATTACCAAAATCAATGAGTAGTGGGGAGTGATCTGAAAAATGAGGATCCATGAGTTGTACTTGTATATTGGGCATACTTGTCATCCAATCTGCATTAACTATGGCCTTATCAataatgctcatgacatgcccatTAGTCCATGTATAGTCTCTGCCAAAGGATTGTAATTCAGCCATACTATTGTTAGTTAGGAATTGTTTGAAATCCCTAACCTCAGCTTCCTGCACTTCTGATCCATTCATTATGTCCTCAGTATGTAGTATAGAGTTGAAATCCCCCATAATCAGCCAAGGTCCATGCTGAGAAGTAGATATACCTCCTAGTTCACTCCATATTTCACATCTATCAACAATAGTATGTTTCCCATACACTGCAGTAAAATGAAATGCCAAACTACTCGTGCAACATTTGAGAAAACTATGTATGCATTGAGCATGGCTTACTAGAACCTGAACATTAATTGTATTCGGGTTCCATACAAGCCATATTCGACCTTTGTTGCTTGGTGATGCATTGGAAAACCAATTCCATCCTGGAAACAGTTTGGCCATTATAGCATCGGCACCACTCTCATTAACTCTGTGTTCTGTGATGGCCATCACATCGACTTTATTTTCTCTCATAAACACCTTCATCTCCTTATGCTTATACACCTTATTCAAACCCCTTACATTCCAAGCAACCACTTTCATAGGGAATGCGTAGGGTTATGATTGAGCAGCCCATCTCTACGTTCACATTGTCCACTATTTGAGCTACAAGGCAGTAAGTCATTTCCCCTTGTCTCATCCCTTAATGGGTTAAAACCATTACCAATAGCCATTTTGTCCTGAGATTCAACAGCCTTACCATTTTTATTAGCCGACTTGCCACAAACTTCTTGCCATCCCTCTTCCACAGAGCAATTTCCTTTGTCCACATTCTgggaagttaatgtgatattggCCTGGGCAGTTGCTTTGTCATGCCATTCCTGTCTGGTAGTCTTCTTTTTGCCCTTTTGGCCATGATTTGGCTGTGTTATTGCTAGCTGTTTTGGGGCCTGTTGAATTTGCTGCTTGGGTGCTATTTTGGGATGGCAATTATGCCCCAGCATCAAACAGGTTTGGCAATATTCAGGCTTCCAGTCGTATGTGACAATTTGCTCAAAGGTATGTCCCATAGGGTCCTGCACTTTCACCTTGCTCGGAAGGGGCCTGGTGATGTCCACCTCTATTAGCATCCTTGCAAACGAAATCCTTTCCAATCTCGACGTACAATCATCAGCATATAACGGTGTACCAATTGTGCTCCCAATACGACTTAAGGACTCAGTACCCCAGCAGCTTAAAGGCAAATTATGGAGTTTAATCCATAAGGGAATTGTTTTGAGAACCTCAGTGGTGAAGTCAAATTCAGGAGACCATGCCTTCACGATAACAGGTTTGTTATTCAAAGTATGAGGGCCAGACAGTAATACCTCATTGCAATCTTCAATAGTAGTAAATCGCACAATGAAATACCCCTCGTTGTGATAGAAGATCTTCGGTTTGGCGGAGAAATTCCCTTGCGCAGCTAAGAACCTATCTATTGCACCAATTGAAGGAGCGTCACCAACCACATATATTATTATAGCGTGTTTCCATTTTTCTATTTCTTTGGCGACATCAACCATCTGAAGTTGAGCAACCTTCTCCCCATTTTGAATCTGCGGAGCAATAAATTTCAAACACTGTCCACGTGCTGCTAGTTTATTGCTAAAAAGAGTAGCCCATGTCTTCTTCTCAAGGTTGATAGGTTGTGGATCTGATTCCACTTGTTTTTCTGGTGTGGAACCTGTAGGACCCAGACCACATTTTAGTATTATATAATATATTTTCATCATATTGACATGAGAATAATTGCAACTTATAATACATTTCATAAAATATTGAgctaatctaattcaatttagcttcgaGTATTAGTTAAGTTGACTCTCATAAAGAATCCGCGACTtaaataacacaaaaaaaaaaaaaaaaattgaaccaaactagtacaaaaaaaataaaaaaaataagtagtattcacgcacgaaattcgtgcgtgaaaggaccaaactgcaaaaacacaattttggcctttcacgcacgaatttcgtgcgtgaatggggtcaccaaaaaaaaaaaaaaagaacattagTAATCACGCACTAATTTTGTGCGTTAATGttggagctttttttttttttttgcgttacctttccaatcacgttttttttcatactttgggcaaagattagtcatgttttaaaatcccaaaatattaatattttatataaaacttaatgtagctgtgaatgtcaatttcacttctacggtttcaatttttgaaaataaagctgactaattttctcgacacataaagttgactaaactaaccttacagtcaaacactaagttttatcaaacaaaacttacttcgggcaccttttcaacccctaaaatgacgatccgaacgtctacgtatccttgatgtattgggcctacattattgtacgcagaaaaaaatatcaggttctatataaaatattgacgtttcggagtcttgacacacgactaatcattgatcaaagtatggaaaaaacactaaattttttcaaacaaaacttacttcgggcaccttttcaacccctaaaatgacgatccgaacgtctacgtatccttgatgtattgggcctacattattgtacgcagaaaaaaatatcaggttctatataaaatattgacgtttcggagtcttgacacacgactaatcattggtcaaagtatggaaaaaaacactaagttttttcaaacaaaacttacttcgggcaccttttcaacccctaaaatgacgatccgaacgtctacgtatccttgatgtattgggcctacattattgtacgcagaaaaaaatatcaggttctatataaaatattgacgtttcggagtcttgacacacgactaatcattggtcaaagtatggaaaaaacactaagttttttcaaacaaaacttacttcgggcaccttttcaacccctaaaatgacgatctgaacgtctacgtatccttgatgtattgggcctacattattgtacgcagaaaaaaatatcaggttctatataaaatattgacgtttcggaatcttgacacacgactaattattggtcaaagtatggaaaataacactaagtgttgcaaaaaataaagttggccaattttttttttggtactgttta
Coding sequences:
- the LOC132629161 gene encoding uncharacterized protein LOC132629161 — translated: MEWTFLEQVLIGLNFPQKFITWIMVCVKTVSYSITINGTPTAPFKANKGVRQGDPMSPFLFVLAMEYLNRLLKTLTNKNGFKHHPRCAKLGIIQIGFADDLLLFSKGDTRSVSLLFDCFKLFSDASGLIANSGKSSIYFGGVPEEVQQEILYILGFSVGTMPFRYLGVPLSSKRLSVMQCQPLMDKLLGRITTWTARFLSYAGRLQLIKSVLVAIQSFWSQIFILPKKGCILKHYWNLCLKKDKLWIKWVHIYYVKDRPVLETEAKQSSWMINKIIKAGKYLIEAGMTPDTLLHTPTYSMRHTYNMLRLVLPKVWWRKMTCNNAGCPRWVFVLYLIIQGKLYTRDRLIKWGMINDQTCPICEATEESIQHLFFECPTSSYIWCKILKWQGYTRQAMSWHNELQWAVNFAANKGSKAEVYRMALAATVYYIWQLRNKKVFQNPSRTGDQVVRLIIQDVLCRANTFPRLARMMVTLNFYP